Within Wyeomyia smithii strain HCP4-BCI-WySm-NY-G18 chromosome 2, ASM2978416v1, whole genome shotgun sequence, the genomic segment tcaaagttgcaatttagtaataaccattcattatgctcttccaaatatatttagcagccttgaaaaagactggttgctgcagttgcaaatttcattcaattatcgcataaacgcttcatggtccagatagcgcgcaatatccgctctgacatagattttttgCACGTTGTGGGTTGggataactgaaaaaatagatATGACAaaagtcgcatggaagcagatcgtGCATGTTTTAtgctgccgacggtagacatgagtatgaaggtggaaatcgtgatgtcaaactataaccgttttgttttaagacgcaatagcgtaagtgctgcatttctgttatcagCTGCCATCCAgcagtccgtgtggtatcggcacaatcatggaatgaattatacataaaacacaaagcgcgcattattagtcaactaggtatattctgtcgaccttgttagggaaagaagcattgtgcgaccaatcagaggtcgacatttgcgtttcgacaaggcttgacaattttcaatagtacaacagttcgaacaatcagattacaactttctccatttggacgggtgcttggttgattttccaatcgcttactgcaaaaatgacgaaaatcggttggaaacagactgagcttaaaacgattgaaaatggacaatttttgtgacgctctcgatgtttttggtttttgaaattggatccctgtaatgaaactgaCCCCCTGTGTATGTTgctgtaagacgtaattctacgtcaaaaaggttggcttaaagtggtaaaaatggtcggagaacacactgtgcaaaagcttatgagtagtgttaagagaatactacaaggtatacagccctaggggttgtatggaatggtgacgtaggactaaatatttaatatatgctaaactaaatattattatatgctgcgcttaactgttcataggtaacactaccgtttatttttgatagtcgttattttaaaactaacgatgcatgaatacatgaaaattttacactagtagtagttgcgaaaattctcataactcttatcttcaagcatctatagttctgaaaagaaccgattccataatattcagttaaaaattcgtgctacagaacgctgataatcgcaccatgaatattttgagatgactcgtatgcagctctcgtttctcaatgtcgcgtacctttaacagctgcactgctctcgcttatgtgtaacaaactgaactgaagctgaattttctacacacagtcttttgtatcgagttcagagcagatttttgcaattaaggcgtggctacgtagcttcgagaaagaggaacaaaccaaaacaccttcgatactactgagtgattttcataagcatcaaaagaaaggttttgctttcccgatgcgcaaatcactctggttcttagattaactaattttcgtttctaacatttgactgataacggtgttcgagtgaacacaaacaaacaattaaaccggaaaatcactcaatttagcagtgcaaattcttgaaatgagggttatgtcttgttgtgataaactattcataggcaacactaccgtttatctttggtgcgccctggtcgttattgtaaaaatgattattgagaaatagatggacatttcacactaggagtagttgtgaaaattctcgtaactcttatcttcaagcatttatagttctgaaaagaaccgattcgataatcttcagctcgaaatgtatgctacagaatgctgataatcacaccaccaccggtagcatcgattattttgttggccgcgtataaattttgctctccgctgtgccctccagcagctgtgccagcaaaatatcctgcagcgtacgatggtaactgttgctgccgtgtacAGAATACAGGTAaaatgctccgcggtgcctggaagttgactcgtatgcagctctcgtttctcaatgtcgcaaagctttaacggctgcaccgcactcgctattgtggaacaaactaaactgaagctgaattttccacacgcagtcttttgtatcgagttcagcgtagatttttactattaaggcgtggccacgcagcttagacaaagacaaacaaaccaaaacactttgttgagtcaaaatatgtaggcagtggaatttatttcgtccatgttattgttatctgtgcttgggaagcaagccaagaacaagggaaatgtatgggaaagcttgaccttggaacttttcacctttttccaccattaagcagtaaagcaacaatgttgaacataatatcaaaaaattgttacacattttatctatccaccgaaatataaatgactaagatgcattaagtcgttcgcttgctataaccgtttgaaatctgacgcaacatttgccagtttcattttcattttcacaaagtgtaatctagtatagaaaacaaagacgtagtcctacgtcaaaagttagagaactcgcgtatcctacgaaaaataatcccaacttgaattgaaactggaaagaaaacacttattatctatattgcAGAATGAAATGTACCGAAAAATcccgtattttttgttttattcaagaaattcATTTTAAGAAATTTTATTCAAGCCATCAAAAATCCAGAAACTGGATTTCAAACATTTCATTCTTTCAACTGGCACTTGACATTTTCTTATCAGTTTACTCACCTCAGCCGGTCCCACGCTAATCACTTACAAATTGTCGGCTGACTATTCATCCTTCAAAGGCCGACACCAATCAATTAAATTGTTTAGGTTGTTTATTGTCTTCGTGTCAATATAATGTGCATGGGTGAAGAGGTATCATCACGATTCATTCAtaacaaaattcaattcaagACATTCATTTTCTTATCTAAAAATCACCTAAAAATCGCAAACACAATTTGCAATTAGATATGAAACCGCTTGTTGTCCCATGTGAATCATATTTGCTACGATACACGATAAACGTGACGAATGGCCAAACAAGTGATAACTGATACGAGTTTATTTCCGGACTTTGATTGCGTGTTCGCACGAAATTTTACTGCTTCAAATGAAAGAGCAAAATTTTCTGAAGAATCGAGTAAATTCGGAATTAAACACTTCACCCTTGATCTAAATATCGTTACCCATAATGGCAGCCAGGGTTAAGTGGATCTCACATTCGCGCCATATGTGctgtaattattattattgagcTGTGCAATTGTGGTGCACTAGAATCTTCAATTAAtgtgtaccgtgctggatcgaaacccgtacagtatcgaaatccgtacaccttgatgtttttcttcagttttaagcattataaaagtgaaaattcataagatagttacatgtacatatccgttgagttgttggccttctgttaaattaaactatgcgccagtaggccatgaaataaaattattaaaaatgaaaaatcaatcgtgtatcggtttcagttgtcatttcgttgtatcgttagagaatttactaaggaaacgttcttcagataaaaacgattttcaagtgggatataagtgttttactctgtgaatctttttaaaattgatggaaaaggtaagtctttgtcattttcgagctgtatattgtctaataaatagtgtaagttgtatttattcaacaaaaactctgccgtacggattttgattctttttatttgcttgaatcgaaatccgtacagcgtgtgtatcatacatatattgttgaactttcttcttgttttcagcatataatgcaagaaaacaagtataaacatacggcaaacaattttaaacgagctgtgactgaggtgcgcaagggaaagtcgtaccgggaagttTCGAGAGGTTCTgacgttccggttactacgaaacgctatgaaaactgcactatttcagctgatatcaaaaattagaaaaccgtgtgaaactttaggagccagttgatcctcaaaatatacttattcggtaatttaaagataaattaaaaataaaagatgttcatttttgtacttcttcatctatacggagtttgatttattgttgtatggactttgatccagtctatatcgcgtgtgtgcggatttcgattctaaagtgtacgggttttgattcagacaaaaaactgtgtacggatttcgattcaaaacatgttctatttaaacatgattttttagagtttcggagtgatttcaatcattttgctggaaaatagtgataaaatataagtagaccaataagtaaacatgtcagtttaaagcaatatgtgatttcttgattttatattggccgtcgaagattatcatgtgcttaggtgtacggatttcgatccagcacggtagtgCAAGGCGGTGTGTCAATAGAATTATACTTCCCACAACACGTGGGTTTTTGCCTTTTCGTGCCAACTTAGACTTGTATTGTAAAGAAAATTTAAGTGCGAAAAATTAAATGAATCTACTTGTTCGACACGAATAAACGCTTAAGAAAAGTCCACTTATCAACAATTCCAGAAAATTTACACCAATTTGCAAACTAAAATTTACCTTACAGTAACTCTGCAGTATCAATTAGGAGCAATCAAAACCCCAATGAAGACTATTTGCCGCAATTAGGGTGCCAGAAAACCGCAACCCTGCTAACAAAGTAGACGATGAAAACCATTATTTAAAAGCACCCGATCGTTTTCCGGGTGGTTTCAGTCTTAGTTTGAAAAAGAGTTTCCTAGCGTCATGTCAACGTAAGTTTCAAGAACCTTCGGTAGATTTGCACAAATTAAATTGTTTTTTGTTGCAACAAACTCTGTAGAAAATTCCAGCTAGAAATTCTGAACGAACACAATCGACTGCGCGCCCAGCATTCCGCGCCGCCTCTGGCGCTGAGTCAACCGCTCTGCAGTTACTCGCAGGAATGGGCCCAAACCATCGCCAGCCGAAACAAGTTACAGCACCGATCGGAACGTAAGTACGGTGAGAATCTGTACGCTTGCTTCGGCAAGACTGCCATTTCCGGAGCCGATGCCGTCCAAAGTTGGTATCAGGAGAAAAAAGATTACACCTTCGGCCAATCCGATCCAGGTAACAATTTCTCCAAAGTCGGCCACTTTACGCAGGTTGTGTGGAAAGCATCCCGCGAACTTGGTGTCGGCATGGCTGTCAACGGTAGCAATGTGTACGTGGTTTGCAACTACGATCCGGCTGGCAACTATAAGAATCAGTATGCAGCTAATGTGACACCGACTTGAACGGGTTTTCCTGAACAAGTCCTTCCCAGCGAATGGATTGACGTTTAATAAAAATTAATCTAAAAGTCCATTGAATctcaattttcaaataaaaactgAACCACAAAAAAACTCAATGACAATTTGAGATCGAAAATTCTAGAAAAGTATCACGcaaacaattttgaacaattaatTTTATGCATAGTTTGTAACGCATAAAGcacaaaatatttgtttttgactAGTGGTATAAGCTTTCCCAAAGCACTGTTTGTGTGTTCATACTTATTCAATAATCTCTGGCATTACCTGACGAACAACGTCAAATGTAAACTACCACGAAAACAATTCAACGCGAAAAAAGGCTTCGAATGATGTCTGCTGAGTAATTGCGAAAAAGGTTCAAGGCTAGGGTCAGTTCCACTTGGTAATAATAAAGAAATTCAAGAGAATGTGAATTTTTGGGACTTTGAAATTTGAAGTTCAACTTAAATTCTACAAAAACTGAACATGAAAACCAACTTTTCAGGAAACTTCACGAGAAAATAACGCGTGATTACGCAAGAATCTTTTCTAGATAGCTTCTATGCAACCAATCCAAATCTCGTTGAACTTACACCATGCGACAACAGCTTATGCAAGTATCGAGGGCAAAGTACTATGTAATCATGCACACTGGATCACGGAGACCAtcggaaaaaaaaaccgtgtgcCCCGCGGTAATATAGCAGtaacaaagcaaagcaaagccttggtgctacattccgtttcggaacttgaccttctgtttactatacacagacttcacagccaaccgttaagtgtacaggacaattgcggggctagcgctacgatcctactgacactaacagtctctcccgagtcaggactcgaaccaacgacgactggcttgttaggccagcatcgtacctcgagaccagctggggaggatATAGCAGTAACATCATTGATAAAAAGTTCGAACAAAAGTGGGTCCATAGTCCCAGGTTGCTCCCTTGCGGCACTTCAGAAGAAATTGTGAACGACACAGAATGCGATGACCCAAGACTAACACATACAACTCTGTCAGTCAGGTGTGATCGAAACCATCTCACAAGCACAGCAGAAAGCCCCAGTTTATCCAGCTTCGAACGCTGTTTTGTAGTTCGTGTACACAAAACCCACTTGTAATCTCGCACCCACTGAGCGAGTACACAACAAAGAGATCTGTGACAGATTGATTGCAACGGACATCTTAGAGTAAACTCCAAATTCATTCACAATTCAAACAACACTGTTCCGAATACTATCTTCAAAATTTTGGAATTAATCCAAATTGATGGAAGCAATCCGTGTTGCAAAGGAAGATTGAACAGCTCGACAAGAAGCCTCACCTGTTCGTTCGAGcgatttttcaacattgatgGCTGGATCCGTCTGGTCTTGAACCAGTGGAGTGTTTCAGCTTTCGAATTGCGCTCAAAACGTACTTTTATATGACTCGGAATACTCCACAATCGAAGCTGCGAAGAATCACGCAACACAGCATCGATCTGCTCTGAGTCAGCAAATGCAGATGAAAAAGTGATTTCACACATACGTGTAGGCATGCTgttgagttctttcttcattttatttatcaatttctcctcagttttcgcgacaaatttgttggagtagatcATGCGCTTCAGGTTGGGcgagaaattctcgatgggacacAGTTGACTTGGGTACCACAGTGATCAAGTGTGCATGATCACATTGTACTTTGCCCTCGATACTAAAATTGTAAATATCTCAATAACGGTAAGATTCAACGCAAAACGGACAAAATTCAAGCCCTCAAAGGTACAAATACAGTAGTctcttttcgaaaaatatttctcgTGCGAAAGAAGTTTTCAGGGTAGTATGACCACGGTATTTACAATCAATCAGACGGTTCCGGATGGTTTTAGGCGTCACCTTCAATTCAAGTTCCGTTTCGATGGCTCTAGATGTGAGGAATGCATCTTTTCCACAAATTTCAGTACTCAGTGGACATTCCTAAAACTAGTTTCCCTTTTCACCCTCGTATTTCTGATTTCTTCTggtatttaacatattttttcaactatattcttTGAGCAGTCGATGGTTTTTGCTATTTTATTTGAAAGTTCTACCTTCATTTTGTACTTTTTGATCAGCCATTTTGTGTCAGGGTAGAAATGGTTACCGCGACCCTTTACcggtaaacaaaaaacaaaattactaaCCCCACTTATGAAATATTAGTTTATCAGAACAGAGTTACTGTTTCCACTTATAGAAAACCGttaatcaatatttttcaatactcAAATACTCAAACAGTCACGTCACGATGTATGGTTTACTttatacctattattttttccacctAAAATATTGGTCAATGAATGTTTTTTCCGCTCACGGACAAACTACCATGAATTTTAACAATTAGCATTTTCCTGTCCATTGCCCATAATGTAAGCAATCTCACACAGATATTGCGTGCAGGTATACCTTATACATGGTAGGTGCTAACAGCAATTATTTTTCCCACCACTGTAGGTCTCgccgtccatcaccaccgccacgttgcgattcgccgggaaatcGACTAGACCATTTTATTcggccgctgccgctgcgtcattgtctgcagctccgaagccagtggacgggactgccgctgaTTCTTGGGTTAACGTTTGCtgtaaaaaaatgtataaaatatgCCGACTTGTCATGGGTTAACCTTcgatcgcactgacgaaactactcatgcatcattaatcatagtaacccatgagttagcaaaaaaaaaaaattgacaactctatcagtcaaactctaactgtgatgacgaaaaaagtgaagctactccgttcagaagtgtgcgcgttcaaaaaacggtactccgccgcgtcaaaaacggacatcgtgcggcactttgtggacgccgggtatgatgcccgttccggcatctacaacatcttgacactattgggtTCCGGACGGGCAACGACctgggaaacggcagaaaatcgaaaattacttaaaactcaaaagaaataattatcggtttctgttagactctactagaaatttgggaaataaatattgaaaatcagaagaaaaaaatttcgactgtgacatagtcatcctcagtgcttatcttcttttgattttataaatcactctgctaagatgCTCGGTATatgttttccaaatttatttattatttattattatttatttgtaaagtCATCTGACACATGTATGGTCTTAATGATAAAATAAATCTAAGTAACAAACATAATTACACTAAACATCTTAAGATAGTTGTCGTCTACAAGAGAGTCGTCGTTTAAAGGCATCAATCGAAATCCCAAAGTCGAAAAGTTCGTAGACAGCATTGAATTGTGCGGCCATAAATCGAATTGGATTAAACAGCCAATAGTTCACTCTGCTTGGCTCGAGGTACAGGAAGTCTCTTGTGCGGAGTGGTCTCTCGGGCGCGTAAAGGTTCACCTGTTGTAGTATTGCAGGGCAGTCAATTTGTCCGGAAAggattttagcaacaaaaacgGCTTGAGCAGTAGCTCGTCGCTGCTCGAGTGTTTCAAGTGCGAAGTGCGTATCGAAGAAATTTTTTCTGGGCAGACTCGATTCTAGCGATCCAGTTTGCTTGTGATGGGCAACAAACTACCGAGCAAGACTCGAGGATAGAGCGTACTAGCGAACAGTAGAGTGAGCGAAGGCAGTAAGGATCCAGAAACTCATTAGCTATCTTAAAAATAAATCCCAGCTGACGATAAGCCTATGAGATCATTTCATCAAAGTGTGGACGAAATGTTAGCGCACAATCAAGTTTCACACCAAGATCACGAATGTGAGCTACCCGTTGCAATGTATGATTAAGTATAGTGTAATCAAATAAGACTGGATTCAGCTTGCGGTGAAATGTTATAACGTTGCACTTCTGAACACTTAGTGTCAACAGATTCTTCGTGCACCATGCCTCAAGTTCGTTGATCAAACATTGTAGTTCCAGGCAGTCGGATAAGGCTTTAATTACCGCGAATATTTTTACATCATCTGCGTAAAATAGGCGACACCCAGGTGGCAGTAAAGAGGAGACTTCGTTGATGAACGGAGTGAAAAGCAGGGGACCTGAATTGCTTCCTTGTGGGACGCCGGAAAGATTCGTAAAATATTCTGACTCTTCCGAACCAATTTTCACGCAGAGATCTCGGCCCGTCAGGTATGATTTCATCCATTTTACTAGATCACCAGAAACCCCAAGTTTCTCTATCCTACTCAGTAGACTCGATCGAAAGCAGCTTTCAGGTCTGTGTAAACAGTGTCTACTTGTTCCCCGTCACCCAGACGGCTCAAacaaaaagagacaaattgaaattcaaattcGTTGCTACAGATCTTTTGGGAAAGAAGCCGTGCTGATCCACGTAAATGTATTGGGAGCTACAAACAAACAACGCTTCATGGACGATGATTTCAAACACATTCGAACAAGCATAAAAGTGACGTGATTCCGCGATAGTTTTCGATATTTCGTTTGTCTCCTTTattgtgtactggaaacattATCGATTTCTTCCTCATCGTTGGAAATGTTTTCTGCTGAAGGGAAAGATTCAGTATAATAACTAGAGGTcgaattttaaaatattaaataacgaatattagaatattaaaataaattcgaaaattacttgtcagaagtaaattttttggcaggaaaaattgatagaaacttattatcataaaataaagtctgctgtaacatatgaaaaataaaggtctgatgttgttttcAAAGTTCAGTGAGAAGAGGTttagtagtattttttttaaacatcattgaacataatcagacagctcagtaagattgaaaaaaagctacctagtgtcttcagcaaagttttttttttatgttattttggaaaactttgccaaagacggcgataaaaaatattgatttttagagaaaatactctttttatcTCACTCGTAGGGGGATCAATTACGGATCTGTTAATGTTCAAAGAATGATcttattttactctaaaactttcccgaaaACAGTATTGCTCTAGAATGTAacgtttacgagaaaatgacttttgaccaccttttttcatttctggaccacagtgggACGGTGAACTCATTAGGTTCGCAAACCCCCTGAAGGTGAGCAGggcaccgggaccagacggaatcccgaacctgGCCCTAAAGGTAGCTCCTGCGCGGTTCTGCAGAAATGCCTAGACGACTGCCTATTACCAAAtaagtggaagcgacagagaatGGTATTATTGCCGAAAgccgggaaaccaccaggtgacatATAGACCAATCTATCTGCTATagacacagcgggcaaggtgcttgagagggtagtCCTCAGCAGACTTGTGAGATTCACCGAGAGTGAAACCGGACTGTCAATCAATCAATTCGGCTTCCgtaaaggtaggtccacggtgggtgctcttctctctgtcaccaagacggccgaCGAACACTCCAGCGTAGGAAAAGTCACGCTAGACGTGAAAaacgcgttcaatagcgccagctgggactcTATAGCCTACGTGCTTCGGAGTTTCAGAGTGCCAGTGCCAATGTTCAAGGCTCTGGAAAGTTACTCCCAGAACCGAGTGCTGGTCTACAGCACACATGAGAGTCAGAAATGCGTCCCgattaccgcaggggtaccgcaatgttccatcctgggtccggtattgtggaatgccatgtatgacggtgTGCTAAAGCTTAAGCTCCCATCGGTAGCGGTGATTGTGGGCTTTCCGGACGACATAACTCTAGAAGTCTACGGTGAGTCAGTCAGCGAGGTCGAGTTGAAAGCCGCGCTATCCGTACGCGTAGTTGAGGATTGGATGCACTCCATgcaactggagttagcgcaccataagacagaGCCTGCATGCCTGCAAAAAAGTCTCCACGACTATAGCGGCATTATCGCGCATGATGTCAAATAGTTCGACGCTATTTAGCAGCAAGCAGAAGCTGCTAGCTAGCGTGGTtacgtccatactcaggaaTAGCGGACCCGTGTGATGGAAAGCGTTGGATACTTCCAGTTACCACGGAAAACTGGAAAGCACCTGCCTGAGGGTCGCATGCGCGTATCGAATCCTGTCATACAAGGCAATATGCGTCTTGGCCGGCTACTGGCCGCTGGCTGGTCGATGTCAGCTCTAGGATCGGAGGTGGTTGGAGATCTGCATTTGAATTTAAGTCACACTTAAATGCACTTGAAGTAGCACCCAAGTATAAAGTTCCTTCAAAAAGCAACAGcgaatttccaattttacatatTAGGTCAGGTTAACGACGTTCCGCAATGTTAGATTTTTGAAACAATCATCTGCTTCGCATGGAACGCACCGAATAAATCGATCGAGTCGATGATTTTGACGTATATGTAGGTGAAATGACGACTGACCTTCCGATTCCGCCTGTGGTGGGTTGTTGTTTGGCTGGTGAGTTGTAGGTCCAATTTCTTTCCGAGCTGGGCAATGTGGGTGCCAGAACAAATACACCTTGATACCTCTTAAACAACGGCTTTTTATTGATGACACTACACGTACTACTATATTAACTTTATTCTTAGACTAGCGTACAATTATTCGATAAGTTGATTTAGGTTGATTGTTAGGTTCCCCCTTGGGACACCCGAATGCGGCGGTGATCGTTTGGAGACTGATCTCACCGTCGTTGGTGAATCTAACGATGAGTTGACGATTATTCTTCTCGGTGATAGAAATCGATAGAGCGATATCGATCTGCACTCCGACAGCTGATTGTGTAGATTAGACCAGTGGCTGCATACGTTCACTTGGATGGGTTGGTagcaaagtgaaatgatagtacCTTCCAACATCCTCACCCACCCTGAAGTGACAGGAACTtctgaaataaataaacaaacccCTTTCGATGCATTGGATGGAGATACTTAGCCGCGACTATTCTAATTGCTTGTCGAGTCAGCTGAATTTTCGGTCTCTGGAGATGGTAATATGCACAGTTTAACGATTGGCCGTTGCAGATATCCCGTTGCAGTTTTTACGGTGACTACGCGGACTACATCATCAGGACCAGGGTGCAGCTTATGTATACGACCCATCTTCCATCGCATTGGTGGTTGGTTGCTGTCGACGATGATCACCAACCTTCCGATTTCTACCTTCGACGGAGGTTCCCAATTTTTCGTTCTACCTTGCAGTTGGGATAAATATTCTGTCCGCCAACGCTTCCAGAAGTTTTGCAGCTGCCATTGTACCAGTTGCCATCGACTCAAGCGATTAAGTTTCACGTCAGTGTAGTCCGGTTCTGGGATAGCTTGCAGGGATCCTCCGGTTAAAAAATGACCAGGTGTAAGCGCCTCCATATCACTTGGGTCATCCGACAGTGGAGTGAGTGGACGGGAGTTCAAGCAACCCTCAACCTGGATTAACAAGGTGTTGAAATCCTCAAACGCAATTGGATTTTCTCCTAACACACGAAGCAAATGATGTTTGGCTGAGCGAACGGCAGCCTCCCAAAGGCCTCCGAAGTGCGGGGCACTAGGTGGGTTGAAGTGCCACTGCATACCGTTCTGTGCGCATTCCTTAGAAACCTTCTCTTGATGCTCTTTGTCCCTTAGTGAATTCCGCAATTCCTTTAATTGGTTTCGCGCGCCGACAAAATTTGTCCCATTATCGGAATACGAATCAGTACACCTTCCCCGTCTTGAGATAAATCGGCGTAGTGCTTGTAAGAAGCGTTCCGTTGACAGGTCAGTGACTAACTCCATGTGCACTGCCTTAGTGCACATGCATACGAACACCGCGACGTATGCTTTAATCGCAGGTCGCTTTCGCCCGTCGCGAATATGCACGGGTCCAAAATAGTCCACACCGGTTCTGGAAAATGGCCTAGCTACTGTAACGCGCGCCGTTGGCAGCTCACCCATCTGTTGTTTCAGTAATGTTGGTTTTGCTC encodes:
- the LOC129724548 gene encoding uncharacterized protein LOC129724548; its protein translation is MSTKFQLEILNEHNRLRAQHSAPPLALSQPLCSYSQEWAQTIASRNKLQHRSERKYGENLYACFGKTAISGADAVQSWYQEKKDYTFGQSDPGNNFSKVGHFTQVVWKASRELGVGMAVNGSNVYVVCNYDPAGNYKNQYAANVTPT